A genomic region of Pseudopipra pipra isolate bDixPip1 chromosome W, bDixPip1.hap1, whole genome shotgun sequence contains the following coding sequences:
- the LOC135405417 gene encoding olfactory receptor 14A16-like, producing the protein MSNSSSLTQFLLLAFADRRELQLLHFWLFLAISLAALLSNNLILSAVACDHHLHTPRYFFLLNLSLTDLGCICTTVPKAMHNSLWDTTTISYMGCAAQLFFLAFFISTEFYLLTVMCYDRYVAICKPLHYGTLLGSRACAHMAAAAWATGFLIALLHTANIFSLPLCQGNALGQFFCEIPHILKLSCSHSGYRREIGLLMFSACLGFGCFIFIVFSYVQIFRAVLRIPSQQGRHKAFSTCLPHLAVVSLFISTGMFTYLKPPSISSPSFDLVVSVLYSVVPPSLNPLIYSLRNQEVKDALRKLITGCFSEATNSPSSACVVPH; encoded by the coding sequence atgtccaacagcagctccctcacccagttcctcctcctggcattcgcagacaggcgggagctgcagctcctgcacttctggctcttcctggccatctccctggctgccctcctgtcCAACAACCTCATCCTCAGtgctgtagcctgtgaccaccacctgcacacccccaggtacttcttcctgctcaacctctccctcacagacctgggctgcatctgcaccactgtccccaaagccatgcacaattctctctgggacaccacaaccatctcctacatgggatgtgctgcacagctctttttccttgcctttttcaTTTCAACAGAGTTTTATCTCCTCACtgtcatgtgctacgaccgctatgttgccatctgcaaacccctgcactacgggaccctcctgggcagcagagcttgtgcccacatggcagcagctgcctgggccactggctttctcattgctctgttgcacacagccaatatattttccctgcctctgtgccagggcaatgccctgggccagttcttctgtgaaatcccacacatcctcaagctctcctgctcacactcaggctaccgcaGGGAAATTGGACTTCTTATGTTTAGTGCCTGTTTagggtttggttgtttcattttcatagttttctcctatgtgcagatcttcagggctgtgctgaggatcccctctcagcagggacggcacaaagccttttccacgtgcctccctcacctggctgtggtctccctgtttatCAGCACTGGCATGTTTACttacctgaagcccccctccatctcctccccatcctttgatctggtggtgtcagttctgtactcggtggtgcctccatcactgaaccccctcatctacagcctcaggaaccaggaggtcaaggatgccctgaggaaactgataactgggtgtttttcagaagcaacaaactctccttcttctgcatgtgttGTACCTCATTAA